In Apium graveolens cultivar Ventura chromosome 10, ASM990537v1, whole genome shotgun sequence, the following are encoded in one genomic region:
- the LOC141689783 gene encoding protein disulfide-isomerase-like → MAYKVVITSFLVLLSIVLLSGSRCLAEEETSESVVEHVLTLDHSNFSEVVGKHEFIVVEFYAPWCGHCKSLAPEYEKAASVLSSHDPPIVLAKVDANEEANKGLATQFGVQGFPTLKILRSGGKHSEEYKGPREADGIVSYLKKQVGPASTEIKSAEDASSLIDEKKITIIGLFPVLSGEEFENFTALAEKLRSDYDFGHTVDAKLIPKGDSSVTKPTLRLLKPFDELFVDSQDFHVEVMEKFISESGVPTVTLFNQDPSNRPFLVKFFDSPDAKAMLFLNFSTDKFDDFEKTYNDVAVLYKGKGLGFLLGDLEASKGAFQYFGLSEDQVPVILVQTSDSQKYLKGNVEAEQIAPWLKDYMDGKLKPYVKSEPIPEVNNEPVKVVVRDSIQDVVFNSGKNVLIEFYAPWCGHCKKLAPILDEVAVSFENDADVVIAKFDATTNDVPSDVFDVQGFPTLYFRSASGTVVPYEGDRTKDDFIEFIQKNRDTNAKPVSVKSEESAPKSESAKDEL, encoded by the exons ATGGCTTATAAGGTTGTAATAACAAGCTTTTTAGTGCTTTTAAGTATAGTTTTGTTGAGTGGATCGAGGTGTTTAGCTGAAGAGGAGACAAGTGAGAGTGTTGTTGAACATGTTTTGACTCTGGATCATAGTAATTTTAGTGAGGTTGTTGGTAAACATGAGTTTATTGTTGTTGAATTCTACGCTCCTTG GTGTGGACATTGTAAAAGTCTTGCCCCGGAG TATGAAAAAGCTGCATCGGTGTTGAGCAGTCACGACCCTCCAATTGTTCTAGCTAAAGTTGACGCGAATGAGGAAGCAAACAAGGGGCTTGCAACCCAATTTGGAGTCCAAGGTTTCCCCACCCTTAAGATATTAAGAAGCGGAGGTAAACACTCTGAAGAATATAAAGGTCCCCGTGAAGCTGATGGAATAGTTTCTTATTTAAAGAAACAAGTTGGACCTGCCTCTACTGAGATCAAATCTGCAGAAGATGCCAGCAGTCTTATCGATGAAAAAAAGATCACCATT ATTGGACTGTTTCCGGTCCTGTCTGGTGAGGAATTTGAGAATTTCACAGCGCTAGCTGAGAAATTGCGTTCTGACTATGACTTTGGTCACACCGTGGATGCCAAACTCATCCCCAAGGGTGATTCCTCAGTCACCAAACCAACACTTAGGTTGCTCAAGCCATTTGACGAACTCTTTGTTGATTCTCAG GATTTCCATGTTGAAGTTATGGAGAAGTTTATTTCAGAAAGTGGTGTGCCTACTGTAACTCTTTTCAACCAAGACCCAAGTAACCGTCCGTTCCTTGTCAAATTTTTTGACAGCCCTGATGCCAAG GCAATGCTATTTTTGAACTTCAGTACCGACAAGTTTGATGATTTCGAGAAAACTTATAATGATGTTGCTGTTCTCTACAAAGGAAAGGGACTAGGCTTTCTCTTGGGTGATCTTGAGGCCAGTAAAGGCGCTTTCCAG TATTTTGGGCTGAGCGAAGATCAGGTTCCCGTCATTCTTGTACAGACTAGTGATAGTCAGAAATATCTGAAGGGAAATGTGGAAGCTGAGCAAATCGCACCCTGGTTGAAGGATTACATG GATGGGAAATTGAAGCCGTATGTGAAGTCAGAGCCTATCCCTGAAGTTAACAACGAACCTGTAAAAGTGGTTGTTCGTGACAGCATTCAGGATGTGGTTTTCAACTCCGGAAAGAATG TTTTGATAGAGTTCTATGCACCTTGGTGTGGACACTGTAAAAAACTGGCTCCAATCTTGGACGAAGTAGCGGTCTCATTTGAAAATGATGCTGATGTTGTGATTGCGAAATTT GATGCGACTACAAATGATGTCCCAAGTGATGTTTTTGATGTTCAGGGCTTCCCCACTTTGTACTTCAGGTCAGCAAGTGGAACTGTGGTGCCATACGAAGGGGACAGAACAAAGGATGATTTCATTGAATTCATCCAAAAGAACAGGGATACCAATGCCAAGCCAGTCTCAGTCAAGTCAGAAGAGTCAGCTCCTAAATCAGAGTCCGCAAAAGATGAGCTTTGA